The Armatimonadota bacterium genome window below encodes:
- a CDS encoding NAD(P)/FAD-dependent oxidoreductase, protein MDLYDITIIGAGPTGLFAAYYAGFRALRTKIIDSQSDLGGQVTALYPDKYIYDVAGFPRILGKDLIRNQIEQMMQYNPTIVLNERVERLDQLPDGTYRLTTHTGQEHFTRVVLIAAGIGAFTPKKYNRPEIDRWEGRGLEFAVRNREDYRDKRVLVVGGGDSALDWALNLLPLAKELTLIHRRDQFRAHEDSVRRLFASTARVKLFYELKALQGRDRVEAAVVFNNRTGEEETLEVDAVLAFLGLVSDLGPIREWGLELHEDSIVVNTKMETNRPGIYAAGDVTYYPGKLKLIATGYGEAATAVNNAYTYLHPGAKAFPGHSSAIMEKKEKEAAKAAGR, encoded by the coding sequence ATGGACCTCTACGACATTACCATCATTGGGGCAGGCCCCACGGGTCTGTTCGCGGCCTATTACGCGGGCTTCCGCGCCCTGCGCACCAAGATCATCGACAGCCAATCGGACCTCGGGGGTCAGGTGACCGCCCTGTACCCCGACAAGTACATCTACGACGTGGCGGGCTTCCCCAGGATCCTGGGAAAGGACCTCATCCGCAATCAGATCGAGCAGATGATGCAGTACAACCCGACCATCGTGCTCAACGAGCGGGTGGAACGGCTGGACCAGCTCCCGGACGGCACCTACCGGCTCACCACCCACACGGGGCAGGAGCACTTCACCCGGGTGGTCCTGATCGCGGCCGGCATCGGTGCCTTCACCCCCAAGAAGTACAACCGCCCGGAGATCGACCGGTGGGAGGGACGGGGGTTGGAATTCGCGGTGCGGAACCGGGAGGACTACCGCGACAAACGCGTCCTGGTGGTGGGCGGAGGCGACAGCGCCCTCGACTGGGCCCTCAACCTCCTGCCGCTCGCCAAGGAGCTCACCCTCATCCACCGACGGGACCAGTTCCGGGCCCACGAGGACTCCGTGCGCAGGCTCTTCGCGAGCACCGCCCGGGTGAAGCTCTTCTACGAGCTCAAGGCCCTCCAGGGCCGGGATCGGGTGGAAGCCGCGGTGGTCTTCAACAACCGCACGGGAGAGGAGGAGACCCTGGAAGTGGACGCGGTGCTGGCCTTCCTGGGACTCGTGAGCGACCTCGGGCCCATCCGGGAGTGGGGGCTGGAGCTCCACGAGGACAGCATCGTGGTGAACACGAAGATGGAGACCAACCGCCCCGGCATCTACGCGGCAGGGGACGTCACGTACTACCCGGGGAAGCTGAAGCTCATCGCCACGGGCTACGGGGAGGCGGCCACCGCGGTGAACAACGCGTACACCTACCTCCATCCGGGCGCCAAGGCCTTCCCCGGACACTCCAGTGCCATCATGGAGAAGAAGGAGAAGGAGGCCGCGAAGGCGGCGGGGCGCTGA
- the moeB gene encoding molybdopterin-synthase adenylyltransferase MoeB: MIQAQPLLTEEQMQRYSRQIVLPEVGVTGQRRLLDSSVLIVGAGGLGSPAALYLAAAGVGTIGIVDGDRVDLTNLQRQILHFTHDVGRPKTQSARRTLEDINPDVRVVTYQTVLTSENALEILRPYDVVVNGSDNFPTRYLVNDACVMLGKPLVDASILRWEGQATTYLPGRGCYRCLFPSPPPPGAVPSCAEGGIIGAVAGFLGSYQALEAIKILLGVGATLVNRLMLVDVLEGDIRYVRWQRNPRCPVCGDEPTIRTLIDYEEFCGVPLPGRDLHQAERKPEVTVAQASEWLGRAQFVDVREAWEVAQAHIPGMHWIPMGEVETRYGEIARDRPVVVYCASGQRSGKVTEWLRARGYDNVYNLAGGILAWQNAQQPVATGLPERVEAGRTR, encoded by the coding sequence GTGATCCAGGCGCAACCACTCCTTACGGAGGAGCAGATGCAACGGTACTCCCGGCAGATCGTCCTGCCGGAGGTGGGGGTTACTGGACAGCGGCGGCTGCTCGACAGCAGCGTCCTCATCGTGGGCGCGGGCGGGCTCGGATCCCCCGCGGCCCTGTACCTGGCCGCGGCGGGGGTGGGGACCATCGGGATCGTGGACGGTGACCGGGTGGACCTCACCAACCTGCAGCGCCAGATCCTACACTTCACCCACGACGTAGGTCGGCCCAAGACCCAGTCCGCCCGACGGACCCTGGAGGACATCAACCCGGATGTGCGGGTGGTGACCTACCAGACGGTGCTCACCAGCGAGAACGCTCTGGAGATCCTGCGGCCCTACGATGTGGTGGTGAACGGTTCGGACAACTTCCCCACCCGGTATCTCGTGAACGATGCCTGCGTGATGCTGGGCAAGCCTCTGGTGGACGCCAGCATCCTGCGGTGGGAGGGACAGGCCACCACCTACCTTCCCGGACGGGGATGCTATCGGTGCCTGTTCCCCTCGCCGCCACCACCCGGGGCCGTCCCCTCCTGCGCGGAGGGGGGGATCATCGGGGCCGTGGCGGGATTCCTGGGGAGCTACCAGGCCCTGGAGGCCATCAAGATCCTCCTGGGGGTGGGAGCCACCCTGGTCAACCGGCTCATGCTGGTGGACGTCCTCGAGGGGGACATCCGGTACGTGCGGTGGCAGCGGAACCCCCGGTGCCCCGTGTGCGGGGACGAGCCGACCATCCGGACCCTCATCGACTACGAGGAGTTCTGCGGGGTGCCGCTGCCGGGCCGAGACCTCCACCAGGCGGAGCGCAAGCCGGAGGTGACCGTGGCGCAGGCCTCGGAGTGGCTGGGCCGGGCCCAATTCGTGGACGTGCGGGAGGCCTGGGAGGTGGCCCAGGCCCACATCCCGGGGATGCACTGGATCCCCATGGGAGAGGTGGAGACCCGGTACGGGGAGATCGCCCGGGACCGGCCCGTGGTGGTTTACTGCGCCAGCGGCCAGCGCAGCGGGAAGGTCACGGAGTGGCTCCGGGCCAGGGGATACGACAACGTGTACAACCTGGCGGGCGGGATCCTGGCCTGGCAGAACGCGCAGCAGCCCGTGGCCACGGGCCTCCCGGAACGGGTGGAGGCGGGACGGACCCGTTAG
- the glgB gene encoding 1,4-alpha-glucan branching protein GlgB, with the protein MLLHLLTEEDVYLFNEGTHLRAYEKLGAHPVEGGTYFAVWAPNAQRVSVIGDFNGWDPYRHPLSPRGRSGIWEGFVPGVGPGALYKYRITSRHGPVLDKADPFAFRTETPPGTASVVWDLTYGWTDGEWMADRAKRNAREAPIAIYEVHLGSWRRGENGRFLSYRELASRLAPYVQEMEFTHVEFLPVMEHPYDGSWGYQLTGYFAPTSRYGTPQDFMYLVDTLHRHGIGVILDWVPSHFATDPHGLAFFDGTHLYEHEDPRRGLHPDWGSAIFNYGRHEVQSFLLSSALFWLDRYHADGLRVDAVASMLYLDYSRPEGQWIPNEYGGRENLEAIAFLRRLNEAVYQNHPDVQTIAEESTAWPLVSRPTFLGGLGFGFKWDMGWMHDTLRYMSRDPVYRKYHHEELTFRMLYAFTENFVLPLSHDEVVHGKRSLLEKMPGDDWQKFANLRLLLGYMYGQPGKKLLFMGAELAQRREWSHEMELDWHLLTDPRHRGVQRWVRDLNHAYRTEPALHQLDCEPEGFEWVEPHDRDASVLVFLRKGRQGDLVLVACNFTPVPRPHYRVGVPRPGYWREILNSDAETYGGSGWGNLGGVWAEAIPAHGRPYSLDLTLPPLGAVFLRWERG; encoded by the coding sequence ATGCTTCTTCACCTGCTTACGGAGGAGGATGTCTACCTGTTCAACGAAGGGACGCATCTACGGGCGTACGAAAAGCTCGGGGCACACCCCGTGGAAGGGGGAACGTACTTCGCGGTGTGGGCACCCAACGCGCAGCGGGTCTCCGTCATAGGGGATTTCAATGGGTGGGATCCATACCGGCACCCACTCTCTCCTCGCGGGCGTTCCGGGATCTGGGAAGGCTTCGTACCCGGAGTCGGGCCGGGAGCCCTCTACAAGTACCGGATCACCTCCCGGCACGGGCCGGTGCTGGACAAGGCGGATCCCTTTGCGTTCCGGACAGAGACTCCGCCCGGGACAGCCTCCGTGGTATGGGATCTCACATATGGGTGGACGGATGGGGAGTGGATGGCGGACCGGGCAAAGCGAAACGCCCGGGAGGCCCCCATCGCCATCTACGAGGTGCACTTGGGGTCATGGCGGCGAGGGGAGAACGGCCGCTTCCTCTCCTACCGGGAGCTCGCATCGCGATTGGCCCCGTACGTCCAGGAGATGGAGTTCACCCATGTGGAGTTCCTGCCCGTGATGGAGCACCCCTACGACGGCTCCTGGGGGTATCAACTCACGGGCTATTTCGCACCCACGAGCCGCTACGGCACGCCCCAGGACTTCATGTACCTGGTGGACACCCTGCACCGGCACGGGATCGGGGTGATCCTGGACTGGGTCCCCTCCCACTTCGCCACGGATCCACACGGCTTGGCCTTCTTCGATGGCACCCATCTCTACGAGCACGAGGATCCTCGCCGGGGCCTGCACCCCGACTGGGGAAGCGCCATCTTCAACTACGGCCGCCACGAGGTTCAGAGCTTCCTCCTCAGCAGCGCCCTGTTCTGGCTGGACCGCTACCACGCGGACGGGCTCCGGGTGGACGCGGTGGCCTCCATGCTGTACCTCGACTACTCCCGGCCCGAGGGACAGTGGATCCCCAACGAGTACGGCGGGAGGGAGAACCTGGAGGCCATCGCCTTCCTGCGACGGCTGAACGAGGCAGTGTATCAGAACCATCCGGACGTGCAGACCATTGCGGAGGAGAGCACCGCTTGGCCCCTGGTCTCCCGTCCCACCTTCCTGGGAGGGCTCGGATTCGGATTCAAGTGGGACATGGGGTGGATGCACGACACCTTGCGGTACATGAGCCGGGATCCCGTTTATCGCAAGTACCACCACGAGGAGCTCACCTTTCGCATGCTCTACGCGTTTACGGAGAACTTCGTCCTGCCCCTGTCCCACGATGAGGTGGTGCACGGGAAGCGCTCTCTGCTGGAGAAGATGCCCGGGGACGACTGGCAGAAGTTCGCGAATCTGCGGTTGCTGCTGGGCTACATGTACGGACAACCCGGCAAGAAGTTGCTCTTCATGGGCGCGGAGCTTGCCCAGCGGCGGGAGTGGAGCCACGAGATGGAGCTGGACTGGCACCTTCTGACCGACCCGCGCCACCGGGGTGTGCAGCGATGGGTGCGGGACCTGAACCACGCCTACCGCACGGAGCCCGCCCTCCACCAGCTGGACTGCGAGCCGGAGGGGTTCGAGTGGGTGGAACCCCATGACCGGGATGCCAGCGTCCTGGTGTTCCTGCGCAAGGGCCGCCAGGGCGACCTGGTGCTGGTGGCCTGCAACTTCACCCCGGTTCCCAGGCCCCACTACCGGGTGGGCGTGCCCCGGCCCGGGTACTGGCGGGAGATCCTCAACAGCGACGCGGAGACCTACGGAGGATCGGGATGGGGCAACCTGGGGGGCGTGTGGGCGGAGGCGATCCCCGCCCACGGCCGGCCGTACTCACTGGATCTGACGCTCCCACCCCTCGGGGCGGTGTTCTTGCGGTGGGAGCGGGGATGA
- a CDS encoding NifU family protein, with protein sequence MREAVDNQERDLYERVERVLESIRPYIQADGGDIELVDVQDGIVQIRLAGACVGCMYSLMTLQAGVERMLREEIPEVKAVEAVPF encoded by the coding sequence ATGAGGGAAGCGGTGGACAACCAGGAACGGGATCTTTACGAGCGGGTGGAGCGGGTTCTGGAATCCATCCGGCCGTACATCCAGGCGGATGGCGGGGATATCGAGCTCGTGGACGTGCAGGACGGGATCGTGCAGATCCGCTTGGCCGGCGCCTGCGTGGGGTGCATGTACTCCCTCATGACCCTCCAGGCGGGGGTGGAGCGCATGCTCCGGGAGGAGATCCCGGAGGTGAAGGCGGTCGAAGCGGTTCCCTTCTGA
- a CDS encoding acyl-CoA dehydrogenase family protein, translated as MEFDLTESQRILRQTVEAFAAREIRPYAGEWDEEARFPQELVPRLASLGLWGMTVPERYGGVGLDLVSQVLVIERLAWADGSVALTVASHNGLAAAHIARFGSEAQKVRYLPRLASGETLGAWCLTEPHAGSDAAAISLRAERRGDRYVLNGTKMFVTQGSVAGVYVVLGKTDPRAGRYGISAFLVDRNTPGVRVGKREKKLGLRASDTAEVVFEEVEVPEENRIGEEGDGYVQALQVLERGRIGIGAMAIGIGRAALEASLAYSRQRTAFGQPVARFQAIQWMLADMHTELEAGWWLVLRAAWRADQGLPFRKEASMAKLLASEAARRAAERAVQIHGGYGYLRDYPVERYYRDVKLCEIGEGTSEIQRLIIAKETIGGSS; from the coding sequence GTGGAGTTCGACCTCACGGAATCGCAGCGCATCCTGCGGCAGACGGTGGAGGCCTTCGCGGCCCGGGAGATCCGGCCGTACGCGGGCGAGTGGGACGAGGAGGCCCGGTTCCCTCAAGAGCTGGTTCCCCGCCTGGCCTCTCTGGGGCTCTGGGGGATGACGGTTCCCGAGCGGTACGGGGGGGTCGGGCTGGACCTCGTAAGCCAGGTCTTGGTGATCGAGCGGTTGGCGTGGGCGGACGGCAGCGTGGCCCTCACCGTGGCTTCCCACAACGGCCTGGCCGCGGCCCACATCGCCCGGTTCGGGAGCGAGGCCCAGAAGGTCCGCTACCTCCCTCGGCTCGCCTCCGGGGAAACCCTGGGAGCCTGGTGCCTCACGGAGCCCCATGCGGGCAGCGATGCGGCCGCGATCTCCCTCCGGGCGGAGCGCCGGGGAGATCGCTACGTCCTCAACGGCACGAAGATGTTCGTGACCCAGGGGTCCGTGGCGGGGGTGTATGTGGTGCTGGGGAAAACGGATCCCCGGGCCGGCCGGTACGGGATCAGCGCCTTCCTCGTGGACCGGAACACCCCCGGCGTGCGGGTGGGGAAGAGGGAGAAGAAGTTGGGGCTCCGGGCGTCGGACACCGCGGAGGTGGTCTTCGAGGAAGTGGAGGTTCCCGAGGAGAACCGGATCGGGGAGGAAGGGGACGGATATGTGCAGGCCCTGCAGGTGCTGGAGCGGGGCCGGATCGGGATCGGAGCCATGGCCATCGGCATCGGACGGGCGGCCCTGGAGGCGAGCCTCGCGTACAGCCGACAGCGCACCGCTTTCGGGCAGCCCGTCGCGCGCTTTCAGGCCATCCAGTGGATGCTGGCGGACATGCACACGGAACTGGAGGCCGGGTGGTGGCTTGTGCTGCGGGCTGCCTGGCGGGCGGACCAAGGGCTGCCGTTCCGGAAGGAGGCGAGCATGGCAAAGCTGCTCGCCTCGGAGGCCGCCCGCAGGGCCGCGGAGCGGGCGGTGCAGATCCACGGAGGCTACGGCTACCTCCGGGACTACCCGGTGGAGCGGTATTATCGGGACGTGAAGCTGTGCGAGATCGGGGAGGGGACGAGCGAGATCCAGCGCCTCATCATCGCGAAGGAGACCATCGGAGGATCCTCATGA
- a CDS encoding RtcB family protein, which produces MSSQATAWTRVLRKVDDYRWMIPRDYKPGMRVPGLVYADEEMLHQIGQEQALEQVANVATLPGIVRYSLAMPDIHWGYGFPVGGVAAMRVEDGVISPGGVGYDINCGVRLLRTNLTEEEVRPKLRELVDELFRNVPSGVGSTGKVRVSMREIDEVLAHGARWAVRRGFGREEDLETIEAGGRLPDADPEKVSPRAKERGKDQIGTLGSGNHFLEVQVVEEIYDARAAKAMGIERPGQVVVFIHTGSRGLGYAVCEDYLRVADRAIRQYGISLPDRQLACMPFQSPEGQDYFRAMCCAANFAFANRQMITHWVRESFSKVLDRPLPEIGLEVVYDVAHNIAKVETYPVDGKEERLVVHRKGATRAFPPGHPEIPARYREIGQPVLIPGDMGRYSFVAVGTDRAMEETFGSTCHGAGRVRSRKAALRELRGVDIARVLEERGILVRAQNRSLLAEEASEAYKDVADVVEVCHHAGISRKVAKMRPMGVVKG; this is translated from the coding sequence ATGTCCTCCCAGGCGACCGCTTGGACCCGGGTTTTACGGAAGGTGGACGACTACCGGTGGATGATCCCCCGGGATTACAAGCCGGGGATGCGGGTTCCGGGACTTGTGTACGCGGACGAAGAGATGCTGCACCAGATCGGGCAGGAGCAGGCTCTGGAACAGGTGGCCAACGTGGCCACCCTCCCGGGGATCGTGCGGTACTCCCTGGCCATGCCGGACATCCACTGGGGATACGGCTTCCCCGTAGGGGGGGTCGCCGCCATGCGGGTGGAGGACGGCGTCATCTCGCCCGGCGGCGTGGGGTACGACATCAACTGCGGCGTACGACTGCTGCGCACGAACCTCACGGAGGAGGAGGTCCGGCCGAAGCTGCGGGAGCTGGTGGACGAGCTCTTTCGCAACGTGCCGTCCGGGGTGGGCAGCACCGGGAAGGTCCGGGTCTCCATGCGGGAGATCGACGAGGTGCTGGCGCACGGCGCCCGGTGGGCGGTGCGCCGAGGGTTCGGCCGGGAGGAGGACCTGGAGACCATTGAGGCGGGCGGGAGGCTGCCGGACGCGGATCCCGAGAAGGTGAGCCCGCGGGCCAAGGAGCGGGGGAAGGATCAGATCGGAACCCTGGGCAGCGGGAACCACTTCCTGGAGGTCCAGGTGGTGGAGGAGATCTACGACGCGCGGGCCGCGAAGGCGATGGGGATCGAGCGGCCTGGACAGGTGGTGGTCTTCATCCACACGGGCTCCCGGGGCCTCGGATACGCGGTGTGCGAGGACTACCTGCGGGTGGCGGACCGGGCCATCCGCCAGTACGGGATCTCGCTCCCGGACCGACAGCTCGCGTGCATGCCCTTCCAGTCCCCAGAAGGCCAGGACTACTTCCGGGCCATGTGCTGTGCCGCGAACTTCGCCTTCGCGAACCGCCAGATGATCACCCACTGGGTGCGGGAGTCGTTCAGCAAGGTGCTCGATCGGCCGCTCCCGGAGATCGGGCTCGAGGTGGTCTACGACGTGGCCCACAACATCGCGAAGGTGGAGACCTACCCCGTGGACGGGAAGGAGGAACGGCTGGTGGTCCACCGGAAGGGGGCCACCCGGGCCTTTCCCCCGGGTCACCCGGAGATCCCTGCCCGGTACCGGGAGATCGGGCAGCCCGTGCTCATCCCCGGGGACATGGGCCGGTACTCCTTCGTGGCCGTGGGGACGGATCGGGCTATGGAGGAGACCTTCGGGAGCACCTGCCACGGCGCGGGCCGGGTGCGCAGCCGCAAGGCAGCCCTGCGGGAGCTGCGGGGCGTGGACATTGCCCGGGTCCTGGAGGAGCGGGGGATCCTGGTGCGGGCCCAGAACCGCAGCCTGCTCGCGGAGGAGGCGAGCGAGGCCTACAAGGACGTGGCGGACGTGGTGGAGGTCTGCCACCACGCGGGGATCTCCCGCAAGGTGGCGAAGATGCGGCCCATGGGGGTCGTGAAGGGATAG
- a CDS encoding methylcobamide--CoM methyltransferase codes for MITTVVGSYPKIPDLPASGRWRSAKEKLERGEISPEEFLQVEREVTLEVIQEQVEAGIELITDGQIRWEDAQTYFARGLTGFTLDGLQRWFDTNMYYRMPVAEGEVLWTDPITVEDYRFAKAHSPRPVKPVITGPYTLARLSQNRYYATFEDFVLNLALALNQELRALDAEDPPLIQVDEPGILRHKGDFPLFREAMITLTEGVRAPLALYTYFGDVLDIYPEILDLPFDVIGLDFVAGPRNWEALEKAPFEKWLGFGILDARNTRLESLEDLLRALDRVSRYVPLDRIYLNPSAGLEFLPRKVARAKLQRLVEAKRTVLGVGV; via the coding sequence ATGATCACCACCGTGGTGGGGAGCTACCCCAAGATTCCCGATCTGCCGGCATCCGGCCGGTGGCGGAGCGCGAAGGAGAAGCTGGAGCGGGGGGAGATCTCACCGGAGGAGTTCCTCCAGGTGGAACGGGAGGTCACCCTGGAGGTGATCCAGGAGCAGGTGGAGGCGGGCATCGAGCTCATCACCGACGGGCAGATCCGGTGGGAAGACGCCCAGACCTACTTCGCCCGGGGCCTCACGGGGTTCACCCTGGACGGCCTCCAGCGATGGTTCGATACGAACATGTACTACCGGATGCCCGTGGCCGAGGGCGAGGTGCTTTGGACGGATCCCATCACCGTGGAGGACTACCGGTTCGCCAAGGCCCACAGCCCCAGGCCCGTAAAGCCCGTCATCACGGGGCCGTATACCCTCGCCCGCCTGAGCCAGAACCGGTACTACGCCACCTTTGAGGACTTCGTCCTGAACCTGGCTCTGGCCCTGAATCAGGAGCTGCGGGCTCTCGATGCGGAGGATCCACCCCTCATCCAGGTGGACGAACCCGGCATCCTCCGACACAAGGGCGATTTCCCCCTCTTCCGGGAGGCCATGATCACGCTGACGGAGGGCGTGCGGGCACCCCTCGCCCTGTACACCTACTTCGGGGACGTGTTGGACATCTACCCGGAGATCCTGGACCTGCCCTTTGATGTGATCGGGCTCGATTTCGTGGCGGGGCCCCGGAACTGGGAGGCCCTCGAGAAAGCCCCCTTCGAGAAGTGGCTCGGATTCGGGATCCTGGATGCACGGAACACGCGCCTGGAGAGTTTGGAAGATCTGCTGAGGGCCCTGGATCGCGTTTCCCGGTACGTTCCCCTGGACCGGATCTACCTCAACCCCAGCGCGGGGCTGGAGTTCCTACCGCGGAAGGTGGCCCGGGCGAAACTGCAACGGTTGGTGGAGGCCAAACGGACGGTCCTGGGAGTGGGCGTATGA
- a CDS encoding SRPBCC family protein, translating into MSPPRGVAYTGSRYFRVPPRQVYGMVARLDRLPRWSGVWMRAEVVERKPHAVVVHLKGYLAGIPVESVIRATLTPHVQVAWQQAYGTFLDYAGSFQLELVEEGTLLRYGVVLDPGISFLSPEAVHQILVQEVEHTLNRLKWSAERDILAEEIRLQRGRGQSQGVEDESSMNASEG; encoded by the coding sequence GTGTCTCCCCCCCGGGGCGTCGCGTACACGGGCAGCCGGTACTTCCGGGTCCCTCCCCGGCAGGTGTACGGGATGGTGGCGCGGCTGGATCGCCTGCCGAGATGGAGCGGGGTGTGGATGCGGGCGGAGGTGGTGGAGCGCAAACCCCACGCGGTGGTGGTGCACCTGAAAGGCTATCTGGCAGGAATTCCCGTGGAGTCCGTCATCCGGGCCACCCTGACCCCGCACGTCCAGGTGGCCTGGCAGCAGGCGTACGGGACGTTCCTGGACTATGCGGGAAGCTTTCAGCTGGAGCTCGTGGAGGAGGGCACTCTCCTTCGCTACGGAGTGGTTCTGGATCCGGGGATTTCGTTCCTCTCTCCGGAAGCGGTTCACCAGATCCTCGTCCAGGAAGTGGAGCACACCCTGAACCGGCTGAAGTGGAGCGCGGAGCGGGACATCCTGGCCGAGGAGATCCGGCTCCAGCGGGGACGGGGGCAGTCTCAGGGGGTGGAGGACGAGAGTTCCATGAACGCGTCCGAGGGATGA
- a CDS encoding iron-sulfur cluster assembly accessory protein: protein MITIAPSAASKLRELMEQSGAPEAYLRLFVTQGGCEGFSYGMAFDTERREEDTVFEQHGIRLVVDPLTLRLMRGACIEYRRTPMGEGFAVYNPRAVATCGCGHSFKVAEEEGQVEPCGEAEPI from the coding sequence GTGATCACCATCGCGCCGAGTGCGGCGAGCAAGCTCCGGGAGCTGATGGAGCAGAGCGGGGCGCCGGAAGCCTACCTGCGCCTGTTCGTGACCCAGGGCGGGTGCGAGGGGTTCTCGTACGGGATGGCCTTCGACACCGAGCGCCGGGAGGAGGACACCGTCTTCGAGCAGCACGGCATCCGGCTCGTGGTGGACCCCCTGACCCTGCGGCTCATGCGGGGGGCATGCATCGAGTACCGGCGGACCCCGATGGGGGAGGGATTCGCGGTCTATAACCCGCGGGCGGTGGCCACCTGCGGATGCGGCCACTCCTTCAAGGTGGCGGAGGAGGAGGGGCAGGTGGAGCCCTGCGGCGAGGCGGAGCCCATCTGA
- a CDS encoding methionine synthase — translation MIPPYLPTTTVGSFPKPPGLLAARRKYRRGQLDREALRGLEQQATREWIRRQEELGLDILVDGEQYRADMVTFFAEELDGFRIAGLVRAFGNRYYRKPVVVAPVGRRHPLLVEWFRFAQSLTSKPVKAVLTGPYTLAEWSFNEYYPARRDLIADLARVLREEAQDLVRAGARYIQIDEPAIHSRPEEDFELAREALAHVTEDLGVYTIVHICYGDVTRIYPDMLRLPVDQIDLALANTRYALLEVFRTHPFTRDVGLGVIDVTRHRVEPVEEVVSGIQRALEVFPAHRVHISPDCGLRTCTVEEAVAKLQAMVEAARLVRAMIP, via the coding sequence ATGATCCCTCCATACCTCCCGACCACCACCGTGGGCTCCTTCCCGAAACCGCCCGGACTCCTGGCGGCCCGGCGGAAGTACCGCCGCGGCCAGCTGGATCGGGAAGCCCTCCGGGGACTGGAGCAGCAGGCCACCCGGGAGTGGATCCGCCGACAGGAGGAGCTGGGGCTGGACATCCTCGTGGACGGAGAACAGTACCGGGCGGACATGGTGACCTTTTTCGCGGAGGAGCTGGACGGGTTTCGGATCGCGGGGTTGGTGCGGGCTTTCGGGAACCGGTACTATCGGAAGCCCGTGGTGGTCGCGCCCGTGGGTCGGCGGCATCCCCTCCTGGTGGAGTGGTTCCGGTTCGCCCAGTCCCTGACCTCGAAACCGGTGAAGGCAGTCCTCACGGGCCCGTACACCCTCGCGGAGTGGTCCTTCAACGAGTACTATCCGGCGCGGCGGGATCTGATCGCGGATCTCGCACGGGTCCTCAGGGAGGAGGCCCAGGATCTGGTGCGGGCGGGGGCCCGGTACATCCAGATCGATGAGCCCGCCATCCACAGCCGACCCGAGGAGGACTTCGAGCTCGCCCGGGAAGCTTTGGCGCACGTCACGGAGGACCTGGGAGTCTACACCATTGTGCACATCTGCTACGGAGACGTGACGAGGATCTACCCCGACATGCTGCGTCTCCCGGTGGACCAGATCGACCTGGCCCTCGCCAACACCCGTTACGCCCTGCTGGAAGTGTTCCGAACGCACCCCTTCACCCGGGACGTGGGGCTGGGGGTGATCGACGTGACCCGCCACCGGGTGGAACCCGTGGAGGAGGTGGTGTCCGGCATCCAGCGCGCCCTGGAAGTTTTCCCCGCGCATCGGGTGCACATCTCGCCCGATTGCGGACTCCGGACGTGCACGGTGGAGGAGGCCGTGGCGAAGCTGCAGGCCATGGTGGAAGCGGCCCGCCTCGTGCGCGCCATGATCCCGTGA